A genomic region of Stegostoma tigrinum isolate sSteTig4 chromosome 15, sSteTig4.hap1, whole genome shotgun sequence contains the following coding sequences:
- the LOC125458991 gene encoding glucose-dependent insulinotropic receptor codes for MLRISLVISPSAASILTMVSVAFDRFLAIKLPLQYCRLMLDKMVVLIIVCLWTVALLIGFLPVIIQQLQPAEYNGNCTLFSIINPKYIIIVFCSCFLPASLIFVYFYSVIFKIAYSHTRQILESERISTVSSSAPPPRCHIRDVKAIRTIGILVGCFMVAWTPFFIATTVQVCCTKCQLYTTIEDYLWPLSLCNSLMNPLIYSYWQKDVRMQVLQLFCAAKARISPTCTFTRCQWEASEIQSPGAESGTERELPVSCPAIGAVSYYITSTLNDT; via the exons ATGTTACGGATTTCACTTGTAATCTCACCCTCTGCTGCCTCTATATTAACAATGGTGTCAGTTGCATTTGACCGTTTTCTAGCTATAAAACTACCTTTGCAATACTGCCGACTGATGCTGGATAAAATGGTGGTGTTAATCATTGTGTGCCTCTGGACTGTAGCACTTTTAATTGGGTTCCTTCCAGTGATCATTCAGCAGCTACAGCCTGCTgagtataatgggaactgcacccTGTTCTCAATCATCAATCCTAAGTATATTATAATTgtattttgttcttgttttcttccTGCTTCATTAATTTTCGTCTACTTCTACAGCGTTATCTTCAAAATAGCATATTCCCACACACGTCAAATCCTCGAAAGTGAGCGAATAAGCACAGTCTCCAGCTCTGCTCCACCACCTCGCTGTCACATCCGAGATGTCAAAGCGATCAGGACCATAGGGATACTTGTTGGATGTTTTATGGTTGCATGGACGCCCTTCTTCATTGCAACTACTGTGCAAGTATGTTGCACCAAATGCCAATTATACACAACCATTGAAGACTACCTCTGGCCCCTTAGTCTGTGTAACTCTCTGATGAATCCGCTGATTTATTCCTATTGGCAAAAAGATGTGAGAATGCAGGTTCTTCAGCTCTTCTGTGCTGCAAAAGCTAGGATTTCCCCAACATGCACCTTCACCCGCTGTCAATGGGAAGCGAGTGAGATCCAAAGTCCTGGTGCAGAAAGTGGAACTGAACGTGAACTACCAGTGTCCTGTCCAGCAATTGGTGCTGTCAGTTATTACATAACAAGTACACTAAACG ATACATGA